The window ATATTTAGGGCCAACACTTGCTTTTATGTGCGCAACTCCTATTATAAATCCTATTGCTATGATAATGTGTTTTGGTCTTTTAGGGTGGAAGATTAGTATTATTTATTTAATTACAGGTCTTTTACTTCCATTAGTTGTTGGAATATTGGCAAATATATTTGGAGGAGACGAAATAAAAGCATATGGTGTTGAAGAAAGTATAAATCAGAAGGTTTTGAATATAGAAGATGATAGAACTTTAAAACAAAAGTTTGTTTCTGGACTTAGATGGTCCATGAATGATTTAGCACTATCTGTTAGTAAGTATGTTATACCTGGAATGTTTATTGCAGGTATATTATTAACTTTACTACCACAACAATATATTCAAATGTATTTAGGAAACCCAAGTGTTATATCTTTAGGAAGTATTACAGTTTTGGCAAGCTGTATGTATGTCTGTGCTGTAGGTCATATACCATTTATAGCAGCACTTGTTGCAAGTGGAGCAGCTCCAGGAGTTGCAATTACATTTTTGATAGCTGGAACAGCTACTAATCTTCCAGAACTTATAAGTATTTATAATATTATAGGCAAGAGAACGGTAGTTATTTACACGTCTACTACGATTTTATTTTCTTTAATAGTTGGATATATAACTAACTTGATCTTAATGCCCAATTTTAATCCGGTTTTGAATTTTGATAGAGTAAGTAATTCTATAAGCGTAGCTAATAAGCTTATATTTTCAGCACCACAACCATTAAAATATTTATGCTCATTTATTATATTTTTATTTTTTATAAAATCTATAATTCCAAATTTAAATAAAATATTTTTAAAACAAAAAGTTGAACTATAGGGCCGGAGGAACTTATTTATTATGACTAAAAAAATTATTCTAAATTTGATATTTATGGTTTTGACTTTAACTGTTTTGGCAGGATGTTCTGATGTAAAAGAAAGTGACATAGGAGTTAAAGAAGATAATCCTTTGCTTAATTATTTTGAAGAATCAAATCCAGATAATAAGGTTATAAAATGCGCTTATGAAGATATTGACAACAATAATACTAAGGATTTAGTCGTTATATACAATGTTTCTAAAGATAAAAACAAGATGAAAATTGTAATAGATAACGATGGAAAATACGAATTTACAGATGAAGTTGATGCACCACTTGAAAATCAAAGTATAAAATTTAAAAACATAGATGATAAAGATCAAATAGAGGTAATTGTGTCTGGATCTAAAAATGGAGCTGTTGGATATGCAATTTTTAGAGTGGTAGATATGAAGATTATAAATTTATTTGGTCAAGATATGGAAGATTGTTGTTAATCAAAAACTTTAATACATAAAAAAAGGAGACTAAAAACATGAGGAAACTTAACAAAAAGCTATTATCATTATTATTATCAAGTATGCTCGCTTTTTCTTTAGCGGGATGTGGAACTACTGAAGAAACTGCAAAGAATGAAGATGATTATAAAATAAGTCTTGGATATTATAATTGTGATCATATGACAGCAGGACCTATTGCAAAGGATGCTGGAATATTTGATGAGCTTGGTCTTAATGTAGATGTTACTGGAAATGGTAAGGTTCCACAAGCGATGGCAGCAGGACAAATGGATGCTGGGTACATAGGAATTAATGGACTTATGTCATCTTCTACAAAAGGAGCACCTATATTAGTTGGAGCTAATAACCATAAAGGTGGAGCTTACTATCTAGTAGTATCAGATGATATAAAAGAACCTAGTGATTTAATAGGTAAAAAACTTGGAATAGGAACTAAACCAGAAGAAAATAATGAAGCTTGGATACAAATTGTTAAAGAATTAAATATCCCTGTTGAAGGTAGTAATTATGAATGTATTGATTTTGGGTCTGACAAAGATGCATACCTTGCTTTAAAAACAGGACAAATAGATGGATATATGTGTTGTGATCCTTGGGGATCTATGGCTGAGTATGAAAAAGCAGGACATATATTATTTGTTGATTCAAAATTAGATGGAAAAGAATGGGGAGTTTGCTGTACTTTTTCTTTAAACAAAAACTTTGCAAAAGAGCATAAAGAGCTTACTGAAAAACTAGTTTTAGCTCATACAAAGGCTATGCAGTATATATACACTAATCCTGTAAAATCAGCTAAAATATTTGCTAGTAACTACGATGTTCCAGAAGAAGTTGCTTTAATGACTATATACAAAAAAACTGTTAAAGAAGGAAGAACACTTACTTGGAAAATAAACCCTGAAGAAATAAAGCGTGAAATGAAATGGAAAAAAGAACATGGATTTGTAGATGAGTCTTTAAAATATGAGGACATAGTAGATGAAAGTTATTTGGAAAATTCAGGTGCAGATGATTTTGATCAATTTATAAAAGAAAAAGTAGATCCAGTATTCCCTGTTGGAATGAGCTACGAAGAGTGGAAAGAAAAAGCGTTTGAAGTTGATAAATAAAAGAGTAGTTACTTTATTTATAGGTATAGCTAGTTTATTTTTAATGTATATATATCTACCTACAGAACAAAAAAGTGAAAATATAAAAATAGGAGTATCTGATGATATTTCTGGTTTTGTAATAGATTATATGATAAAAGAAAAAGAATTAAATGCATCCTTAGAAAACAACTTTGAATCATTTTCAATAAGAGATTGCTGAGGTAGTTCTACTCAATGGGCATTGAGTTCAAATCAAATGGACTTAGCGATTATATGTGAGGATGCTGCTGAGGAATTTATAAGAAATAATGATGAATTTAAGATAGTTGGAAGTTGTGTAAAAAATTCGGATGTATTTATATTAAAAGATAATAAGAGTATTAAAAAAATCGGTATAGCACAAAATAGAAAATATCAACAAGAATTAGTAAAAGCTAAATTTGGCAGTAGCTGTCAGGTATATCCTATGACAGCTACTGCTTTAGGATATGCACTTGAAAATAATACATTAGATGCTATATTGATAGATTCTTTAAAATCTTGGAAGTTAGACGGAAAAAAAGAAATATCTAATTACAATAAAGACTATATTACATATGTAATGGTGGTAAATAAAGGTTTTGAAAAAAAAGATTTATATAAAGAATTTATAAACCATTACAATGAAGCAATAATGGACTTAAAAGATGAAAAATCATTAAAAAAACAGCTTAGTAATTATATGAACACTACTATTTTAGATGAGGAGGTTCGAGATTGGAAAAAGTTGAATGTGAAGCTAGAACCTATAATTCAAGAATAAAATATCAAAATTTACATAATCAAAAGATTAAGGATTTTGTACATAAATTTATTATGATATGTATTTTACTATCTATATGGCAGATGAGTGCTATGCATTTCGATAATTCGCTTTTGATGCCTTATCCAATAGATACTTTAAAAGCTTTTATATATTGTATTACAGATAAAGAAACAGTTATAAATATTTTGATTACATTACAGCGTGTATTAAAAGGATTCTTATATGCTATGCTATTTGGGCTTCCATTAGGTTTTCTAATGGGATTTTCAAAAGTTGCTCAAAAGCTTTTGGGAAGTTTTATAGATTCTATAAGACAAGTTCCTATTATGGCATGGGTACCTTTGACTATTGTATGGTTTGGAATAGGTGATGGACCTACTATATTTTTGATTGCATTTTCAGGAGTATTTCCTATAATATTAAATACAATACAAGGGGTAAGAAATATATCAAAAGACTATTATAATGCCGCTGCAAGTATGGGAGCTAGTAGAATTAGTATTTTTATACATGTTATAGTTCCAGCATCTATACCTTATATACTAACAGGAGCTAGAATTGCAATAAGTAGTGGATGGATGTCTGTAATCTGAGCCGAGTTTATAGCGACGAGTGCCGGTCTTGGTTACTCTATGGTACAAGCCCAAACTAGAATGCAAACAGAGATGTTGGTTGCTTTAATGTTTTTTGCAGCTTTAGTAGGGTTTGGAATTGATAAAATAATTCAATTTATTAATAAATCATTAACTCGATGGAGGGTTGCTGAGTAATGAAACTTAAGATTAATAATGTAAATAAGATTTTTAATAATGATAATAAACATCATCATGTACTTAAGGATATAAGTATGGATATTGAAAAGGGACAGTTTGTATCAATTCTTGGACCTTCTGGATGTGGAAAGACTACATTACTTACTATAGTAGCAGGATTTCAATCATGTGATAGTGGAGAAATTATAGTCAATTCTAAAATGGTAAGTAAACCTGGACCTGATAGAGCTTTTGTATTTCAAAATTATGCTCTATTTCCTTGGATGAATGTAGGAGATAATATTAGGTATCCTATGAAACAGCAGAAAATACCCAAGGGACAAAGAGAGAAAAGACTTAATGAACTATTAGAAATGGCTCAATTAACTGGCAAAGATAAATTATATCCTCATCAAATTTCAGGAGGAATGAAACAAAGATGTGCAGTTGTTAGAGCGCTTGCATGCAGTCCTGAAGTTTTGCTTATGGATGAACCGTTAGGGGCAATAGATTTTCAGATGAGACAAAACCTTCAGGAAGAATTAGAAAACTTGTGGTTAAAAGATAAGACTACTGTTTTGATGGTTACTCATGATGTGGATGAAGCGGTTTACTTGAGCGATAGAGTTATTGTAATGGGAACTGATAAAGGAAAGATATTAGAGGATATGTACATAGATATTGATAGACCTAGAAATAGAGATTCAAAGTCTTATCTAGAATATAAAATGAAACTTACTGACGTACTCAAAAAATGCAATAACAAATAGCTGACAGAATGGAAGTGAGAATTAGATGGAGAATATACGTGAGATGTCATTTAAATACTATCCTGTAGAAAGACTTATTATAGATAGTATATACTCAAGACTTACTAAAGAGGAAAATGACATTAGAATTAATATGATGAAATATACTATAGATAACAATAAGGCTTACAATTTAGATAATTCTTATGAAGAAATACAAACTAAAGTGAATATTAGTAAATCTGATTTAAATAAAATTATAGAAAATTTGATTCAAAAAAGAGCTTTAGTAGTTGATGAAAATAATAATGTTAATTTTATATATCCTGTATCTGCACTTGAAACTAATCATAAGGTAAAGCTTGAAGATGAAAGTGTATTTAATGCTATGTGTGCTGTTGATGCCATGGGAAGTTCTTTTACATTTAATCAGGATGTAGAAATAAGATCTAAGTGTAGCTTATGTGGAGAAGAAATATTTGTTCAGATTAAAAATGGAGAGATTACAAACTTAATTCCTGATAGCACACACGTACTTCATGTAGATTTAAATAAAAATCAAAATTGGTCAGGAAACTGCTGAAACATAATGAATTTCTTCTGTACGAAGAATCATTATGATGAGTGGGTAAATAATATGAATTTATCACAAGACGATATATTTTGTTTAAGTGCGCGTGAAGCTTTAGATGTAGCTTATATGATATTTAATGTTGAATAATTTAAGTAGGGGAGGATAATATTATGAAGGATTTACCTCAAATATTTGATGAATTTAGTGAAGCTAGAAGAGATGGATTTTTAAAAATTAAAAAATTAAAAGAAGATGGAAATAAAATAGTAGGAGTATACTGTGCATATACTCCAAAAGAGATAATTATGGCATCTGGTGCTATACCAGTATCTTTATGTGGAACTAGTGAAGAACCTATTAAAGATGCTGAAAAAGATCTTCCTAGAAATTTATGTCCTTTAATTAAATCAAGTTATGGATTTAGTATAACAGATAAATGTCCATATTTTTATTTTTCTGATCTATTAGTTGGAGAGACTACATGTGATGGAAAGAAAAAAATGTATGAACTTTTAGCCGAAATAAAACCTATGCATATTATGTATCTTCCTCAAAACTATAAAACAGAGGATTCTATAAATTCATGGAATAAAGAATTAGTTAATTTAAAAGAGAGATTAGAGTCTGAATTTGAAGTTGAAATTACAGAAGATAAATTAAAAGAAAGTATAAGACTGTGTAATGAAGAAAGAAAACTACTAAAAGAATTATACCAATTAAGCTCATTATGTCCTCCGGCTATAAATGGATTTGACCTTATAAAAGTATTAGAGGGTACTAGTTTTAAACTAGATAAAAAAGAGTATTTAAAAGAGTTAAGAGATTTAATAGATAAAATTAAATGTGATTATAAAGATGAAGATAAGAGAATATCAAAAGACTTAAAAAGAATACTAATAACAGGATGTCCAATAGGAGGAGTTGCTGAAAAGATAGTTAAAACAGTAGAAGGAAATAGTGGAGTAGTTGTATGCTTTGAAAACTGTGGAGGAGCTAAATCAATCGAAAATTTAGTAGATGAAACTATTGACTCTATGGAAGCTTTAACAAA is drawn from Tepidibacter hydrothermalis and contains these coding sequences:
- the saoX gene encoding ABC transporter substrate-binding subunit SaoX, giving the protein MRKLNKKLLSLLLSSMLAFSLAGCGTTEETAKNEDDYKISLGYYNCDHMTAGPIAKDAGIFDELGLNVDVTGNGKVPQAMAAGQMDAGYIGINGLMSSSTKGAPILVGANNHKGGAYYLVVSDDIKEPSDLIGKKLGIGTKPEENNEAWIQIVKELNIPVEGSNYECIDFGSDKDAYLALKTGQIDGYMCCDPWGSMAEYEKAGHILFVDSKLDGKEWGVCCTFSLNKNFAKEHKELTEKLVLAHTKAMQYIYTNPVKSAKIFASNYDVPEEVALMTIYKKTVKEGRTLTWKINPEEIKREMKWKKEHGFVDESLKYEDIVDESYLENSGADDFDQFIKEKVDPVFPVGMSYEEWKEKAFEVDK
- the saoE gene encoding efflux transporter SaoE, coding for MIIIDYIKNSIMAGINILNGASVWLVASFILAGIMHDVLSPDRLQKMLGNKKISSLFKSTLSGMFLPICSCGVIPLGLSLYYSGAYLGPTLAFMCATPIINPIAMIMCFGLLGWKISIIYLITGLLLPLVVGILANIFGGDEIKAYGVEESINQKVLNIEDDRTLKQKFVSGLRWSMNDLALSVSKYVIPGMFIAGILLTLLPQQYIQMYLGNPSVISLGSITVLASCMYVCAVGHIPFIAALVASGAAPGVAITFLIAGTATNLPELISIYNIIGKRTVVIYTSTTILFSLIVGYITNLILMPNFNPVLNFDRVSNSISVANKLIFSAPQPLKYLCSFIIFLFFIKSIIPNLNKIFLKQKVEL
- the saoA gene encoding ABC transporter ATP-binding protein SaoA → MKLKINNVNKIFNNDNKHHHVLKDISMDIEKGQFVSILGPSGCGKTTLLTIVAGFQSCDSGEIIVNSKMVSKPGPDRAFVFQNYALFPWMNVGDNIRYPMKQQKIPKGQREKRLNELLEMAQLTGKDKLYPHQISGGMKQRCAVVRALACSPEVLLMDEPLGAIDFQMRQNLQEELENLWLKDKTTVLMVTHDVDEAVYLSDRVIVMGTDKGKILEDMYIDIDRPRNRDSKSYLEYKMKLTDVLKKCNNK
- the saoP gene encoding ABC transporter permease subunit SaoP (Most members of this family are selenoproteins with the selenocysteine residue at the channel-gating position.); protein product: MEKVECEARTYNSRIKYQNLHNQKIKDFVHKFIMICILLSIWQMSAMHFDNSLLMPYPIDTLKAFIYCITDKETVINILITLQRVLKGFLYAMLFGLPLGFLMGFSKVAQKLLGSFIDSIRQVPIMAWVPLTIVWFGIGDGPTIFLIAFSGVFPIILNTIQGVRNISKDYYNAAASMGASRISIFIHVIVPASIPYILTGARIAISSGWMSVIUAEFIATSAGLGYSMVQAQTRMQTEMLVALMFFAALVGFGIDKIIQFINKSLTRWRVAE
- the saoB gene encoding ABC transporter substrate-binding (seleno)protein SaoB; the encoded protein is MKLINKRVVTLFIGIASLFLMYIYLPTEQKSENIKIGVSDDISGFVIDYMIKEKELNASLENNFESFSIRDCUGSSTQWALSSNQMDLAIICEDAAEEFIRNNDEFKIVGSCVKNSDVFILKDNKSIKKIGIAQNRKYQQELVKAKFGSSCQVYPMTATALGYALENNTLDAILIDSLKSWKLDGKKEISNYNKDYITYVMVVNKGFEKKDLYKEFINHYNEAIMDLKDEKSLKKQLSNYMNTTILDEEVRDWKKLNVKLEPIIQE
- the saoC gene encoding Cys-Cys-COOH (seleno)protein SaoC, with translation MTKKIILNLIFMVLTLTVLAGCSDVKESDIGVKEDNPLLNYFEESNPDNKVIKCAYEDIDNNNTKDLVVIYNVSKDKNKMKIVIDNDGKYEFTDEVDAPLENQSIKFKNIDDKDQIEVIVSGSKNGAVGYAIFRVVDMKIINLFGQDMEDCC
- a CDS encoding double-cubane-cluster-containing anaerobic reductase, producing MKDLPQIFDEFSEARRDGFLKIKKLKEDGNKIVGVYCAYTPKEIIMASGAIPVSLCGTSEEPIKDAEKDLPRNLCPLIKSSYGFSITDKCPYFYFSDLLVGETTCDGKKKMYELLAEIKPMHIMYLPQNYKTEDSINSWNKELVNLKERLESEFEVEITEDKLKESIRLCNEERKLLKELYQLSSLCPPAINGFDLIKVLEGTSFKLDKKEYLKELRDLIDKIKCDYKDEDKRISKDLKRILITGCPIGGVAEKIVKTVEGNSGVVVCFENCGGAKSIENLVDETIDSMEALTKHYLNIPCSCMTPNNDRLDLLSRLVDEYKVDGVIDVVLQACHTYNVETYNIKKFINNDKKIPYMALETDYSQTDIGQISTRIGAFIEML